Proteins encoded by one window of Pseudomonas sp. PSKL.D1:
- a CDS encoding putative porin has product MRLVSTLTGVSLTGLMLALSTPASAAVDAKLLEMLRANGSINQAQYNELQGDLAQETKEKATQKAQSERMSSFEQKVAWAAKTQVKGDVRLRYEDVNVDDPNSSSGNQDRQRVRARVGFYSEINPQVDAGVRIATGSSADRRSTNQSFDNYFDKKSLWVDLAYLDWHPTAIPNLHLIGGKMQQPWVNMGDIIWDSDINPEGVAATYKADLGGAEVFASAGQYTLKDNVDGDGVQYKHDAQVYHAQLGTKFAPVDALKVTVGASIYGYDNDKEAAILQSFGNTTNEFNLVEGFGQVDFTGFAIPLSAYGQYVKNTESTDGEDQAWLAGLKTKVGAWSLDYNYRDVQRNAVVSLFTDSDFGNGYTGSRGHKFKVGYEIDKNFSLGAAYLMAKTDLSQLPNSNADVDTLQVDLEAKF; this is encoded by the coding sequence ATGCGTCTTGTTTCTACACTTACCGGAGTGAGCCTCACCGGCCTGATGCTGGCTCTGAGTACTCCGGCCAGTGCTGCTGTCGACGCCAAGCTGCTCGAAATGCTCCGCGCCAACGGCTCGATCAACCAGGCGCAGTACAACGAACTGCAGGGCGACCTGGCCCAGGAAACCAAGGAAAAGGCCACTCAGAAAGCCCAGTCCGAGCGCATGAGCTCCTTCGAACAGAAAGTGGCGTGGGCCGCCAAGACCCAAGTCAAAGGCGATGTGCGCCTGCGTTACGAAGACGTCAACGTTGACGACCCGAACAGCAGCAGCGGCAACCAGGACCGCCAGCGCGTGCGTGCCCGCGTCGGCTTCTACAGCGAAATCAACCCGCAAGTGGACGCTGGCGTGCGTATTGCCACCGGCAGCAGCGCCGACCGCCGCTCGACCAACCAGAGCTTCGACAACTACTTCGACAAGAAGTCGCTGTGGGTTGACCTGGCGTACCTCGACTGGCACCCCACCGCCATCCCCAACCTGCACCTGATTGGCGGCAAGATGCAACAGCCTTGGGTGAACATGGGCGACATCATCTGGGACAGCGACATCAACCCGGAAGGCGTGGCCGCTACCTACAAGGCTGACCTGGGCGGTGCCGAAGTGTTCGCCAGCGCCGGCCAGTACACCCTCAAGGACAACGTTGACGGCGACGGCGTGCAGTACAAGCACGACGCCCAGGTGTACCACGCTCAGCTGGGTACCAAGTTCGCGCCGGTTGATGCGCTGAAAGTCACCGTGGGTGCGAGCATCTACGGCTACGACAACGATAAAGAAGCCGCCATTCTGCAGTCGTTCGGCAACACCACCAACGAGTTCAACCTGGTGGAAGGCTTTGGCCAAGTCGACTTCACCGGCTTTGCCATCCCACTGTCGGCCTATGGCCAGTACGTGAAAAACACCGAGAGCACCGACGGCGAAGACCAGGCCTGGCTGGCGGGTTTGAAGACCAAGGTTGGCGCCTGGAGCCTGGACTACAACTACCGCGACGTGCAGCGTAACGCGGTGGTCAGCCTGTTCACCGACTCCGACTTCGGCAACGGCTACACCGGTTCGCGCGGCCACAAGTTCAAGGTGGGTTACGAAATCGACAAGAACTTCTCGCTGGGCGCGGCTTACCTGATGGCCAAGACCGACCTGTCGCAGCTGCCTAACAGCAATGCTGATGTAGACACCCTGCAGGTGGATTTGGAAGCTAAGTTCTAA
- a CDS encoding peptidylprolyl isomerase codes for MLKKLLLTACSVAFATSVMASDKTPHVLLDTSFGQVEIELNAEKAPVSTKNFLEYVDSGFYNNTIFHRVIPGFMVQGGGFTEQMVQKNTNDPIRNEASNGLQNTRGTLSMARTSNPNSATSQFFINVADNDFLNPGRDAGYAVFGKVTKGMEVVDQIVNSPTTVKKGMRDVPADPVFIKSAKRID; via the coding sequence ATGCTGAAAAAACTCCTGCTCACCGCCTGCTCGGTTGCCTTCGCCACCAGCGTCATGGCCTCCGACAAGACCCCGCACGTATTGCTGGACACCAGCTTCGGCCAGGTCGAAATCGAGCTCAATGCCGAGAAGGCGCCGGTCAGTACCAAAAACTTCCTTGAGTACGTTGACAGCGGCTTCTACAACAACACCATTTTCCACCGTGTGATTCCGGGCTTCATGGTCCAGGGCGGTGGGTTCACCGAACAGATGGTGCAGAAAAATACGAATGACCCGATCCGCAACGAGGCCAGCAACGGCCTGCAGAACACCCGTGGCACCTTGTCGATGGCCCGCACCTCGAACCCGAATTCGGCCACCAGCCAGTTCTTCATCAACGTGGCCGACAACGACTTCCTCAACCCGGGCCGTGACGCCGGTTACGCCGTGTTCGGCAAAGTGACCAAGGGCATGGAAGTGGTCGACCAGATCGTCAATTCGCCCACTACCGTGAAAAAGGGCATGCGCGATGTACCGGCAGACCCGGTATTTATCAAGTCGGCCAAACGCATCGACTGA
- a CDS encoding LysR family transcriptional regulator — MKAPRVTLDQWRTLQAVVDHGGFAQAAEALHRSQSSVSYTVARMQEQLGVPLLRIDGRKAVLTEAGNVLLRRSRHLVKQASQLEDLAHHMEQGWEAEVRVVVDAAYPSARLVRALAAFMPQSRGCRVRLREEVLSGVEEVMHEGIADLAISSYSIGGYLGTELSAVEFVAVAHPEHSLHRLGRELTFQDLESQLQVVIRDSGRSQPRDVGWLGAEQRWTVGSLGTATTFVSSGLGFAWLPRHMIERELREGVLKPLPLDQGGSRHPLFYLYSSKEKTLGPATQILIDLLRNFDTAPLDVPFAAPPQA, encoded by the coding sequence ATGAAAGCGCCGCGCGTAACCCTGGATCAGTGGCGAACCCTGCAGGCAGTGGTCGATCACGGGGGGTTTGCCCAGGCTGCCGAGGCCTTGCACCGGTCGCAGTCATCGGTCAGCTACACGGTGGCGCGCATGCAGGAGCAACTGGGCGTGCCGCTGCTGCGCATCGACGGGCGCAAGGCGGTGCTCACCGAAGCCGGCAACGTGCTGCTGCGCCGCTCGCGGCACCTGGTGAAGCAAGCCAGCCAGCTGGAAGACCTGGCCCACCACATGGAGCAAGGCTGGGAGGCCGAGGTGCGCGTGGTGGTCGATGCCGCCTACCCCAGCGCCCGCCTGGTGCGCGCCCTGGCGGCGTTCATGCCGCAAAGCCGGGGTTGCCGGGTGCGCCTGCGTGAAGAGGTGTTGTCAGGCGTGGAAGAGGTGATGCACGAAGGCATTGCCGACCTTGCCATCAGCAGCTACAGCATCGGCGGCTACCTGGGCACCGAGCTGAGCGCAGTGGAGTTCGTCGCCGTGGCCCACCCCGAGCACAGCCTGCACCGCCTGGGCCGGGAGCTGACCTTTCAGGACCTGGAAAGCCAGTTGCAAGTGGTCATCCGCGACTCGGGCCGCTCGCAGCCCCGCGACGTGGGCTGGCTAGGTGCCGAACAGCGCTGGACCGTCGGCAGCCTGGGCACCGCCACCACCTTTGTCAGCAGTGGCCTGGGCTTTGCCTGGCTGCCCCGGCACATGATCGAACGCGAGCTGCGCGAAGGCGTGCTCAAGCCCCTGCCGCTGGACCAGGGTGGCAGCCGCCACCCACTGTTCTACCTTTATTCGAGCAAAGAGAAGACCCTGGGCCCGGCCACACAGATCCTCATCGACCTGCTGCGCAATTTTGACACCGCGCCGCTGGACGTGCCCTTCGCAGCCCCCCCACAAGCCTGA
- a CDS encoding FMN-dependent NADH-azoreductase, whose translation MSRVLIIESSARQQDSVSRQLTRDFIQQWQAAHPADEITVRDLAVNPVPHLDADLLGGWMKPEEQRSAAELEALARSNELTDELLAADVLVMAAPMYNFTIPSTLKAWLDHVLRAGITFKYTPTGPQGLLAGKRAIVLTARGGIHAGASSDHQEPYLRQVMAFIGIHDVNFIHAEGLNMSGDFFEKGLNQAKAKLAAVA comes from the coding sequence ATGTCCCGCGTACTGATCATCGAAAGCAGCGCCCGCCAGCAGGATTCCGTTTCCCGTCAACTGACCCGTGACTTTATCCAGCAGTGGCAAGCGGCGCACCCGGCCGATGAAATCACCGTGCGCGACCTGGCGGTAAACCCGGTGCCTCACCTGGATGCCGACCTGCTGGGTGGCTGGATGAAGCCCGAAGAGCAGCGCAGCGCCGCCGAGCTTGAAGCGCTGGCACGTTCCAACGAATTGACTGATGAATTGCTGGCTGCCGACGTGCTGGTGATGGCAGCGCCGATGTACAACTTCACCATCCCCAGCACCCTCAAGGCCTGGCTGGACCACGTGCTGCGTGCCGGCATCACCTTCAAGTACACCCCAACCGGCCCGCAAGGCCTGCTGGCCGGCAAGCGCGCCATCGTGCTGACTGCCCGTGGCGGCATCCACGCCGGTGCCAGCAGCGACCACCAGGAACCGTACCTGCGCCAGGTGATGGCCTTTATCGGCATTCACGATGTGAACTTCATCCACGCCGAAGGCCTGAACATGAGCGGTGACTTTTTCGAGAAGGGCCTGAACCAGGCCAAGGCCAAGCTGGCGGCAGTGGCCTGA
- a CDS encoding ABC transporter ATP-binding protein, giving the protein MLYRRFEQLIDIFRDAPSESPPTQVWPFYLYYLRQVWPSFLALLVVGLVAALIEVAMFSYLSRIIDLAQGTPNANFFSEHSGELIWMLVVVLLLRPIFFGLHDLLVHQTISPGMTSLIRWQNHNYVLKQSLNFFQSDFAGRIAQRIMQTGNSLRDSAVQAVDALWHVLIYAISALVLFAEADWRLMLPLLTWIAAYIGALYYFVPRVKERSVISSDARSKLMGRIVDGYTNIATLKLFAHTDHEQQYAREAIREQTEKTQLASRVITSMDAVITTLNGLLVVVTTGLALWLWSQSLITVGAIALATGLVIRIINMAGWIMWVVNGIFENIGMVQDGLQTIAQPVTVTDKPQAPALKVTRGAVHFRDVDFHYGKASNVIEGLNLNIRPGEKIGLIGPSGAGKSTLVNLLLRLYDVQGGQILIDGQDIASVSQASLRAQIGMITQDTSLLHRSIRDNLLYGRPGASEAALHEAVRRARADEFIPQLSDAQGRTGFDAHVGERGVKLSGGQRQRIAIARVLLKNAPILIMDEATSALDSEVEAAIQESLETLMQGKTVIAIAHRLSTIAKMDRLVVLDKGRIVESGSHSELLQQRGLYARLWHHQTGGFVGVD; this is encoded by the coding sequence ATGCTGTACCGCCGTTTCGAACAACTGATCGATATTTTCCGCGACGCGCCCAGCGAGTCGCCGCCCACCCAGGTATGGCCGTTTTACCTGTATTACCTGCGCCAGGTGTGGCCAAGCTTCCTTGCCCTGCTGGTAGTGGGGTTGGTGGCGGCACTGATCGAGGTGGCGATGTTCAGCTACCTCAGCCGCATCATCGACCTTGCCCAAGGCACGCCCAATGCCAATTTTTTCAGCGAGCACAGCGGCGAGCTGATCTGGATGCTGGTGGTAGTCCTGCTATTGCGGCCGATCTTCTTTGGCCTGCACGATTTGCTGGTGCATCAAACCATCAGCCCCGGCATGACCAGCCTGATCCGCTGGCAAAACCACAACTACGTGCTCAAGCAGAGCCTTAACTTTTTCCAGAGCGATTTTGCCGGGCGCATCGCCCAGCGCATCATGCAAACCGGCAACTCCCTGCGCGACTCCGCCGTGCAGGCGGTGGACGCGCTGTGGCACGTGCTGATCTACGCCATCAGCGCGCTGGTGCTGTTCGCCGAGGCCGACTGGCGCCTGATGCTGCCGTTGCTCACCTGGATCGCCGCCTACATCGGCGCGCTTTACTACTTTGTGCCACGGGTGAAGGAGCGCTCGGTGATCTCAAGCGATGCCCGCTCCAAGCTGATGGGGCGCATCGTCGATGGCTACACCAACATCGCCACCCTCAAGCTGTTTGCCCACACCGACCACGAGCAACAGTACGCCCGCGAGGCCATTCGCGAGCAAACCGAAAAAACCCAGCTGGCGTCACGGGTGATCACCAGCATGGATGCGGTCATCACCACCCTCAACGGGCTGCTGGTGGTGGTGACCACCGGGCTTGCGTTGTGGCTGTGGAGCCAGTCGCTGATTACCGTGGGTGCCATTGCCCTGGCCACGGGCCTGGTGATCCGCATCATCAACATGGCCGGGTGGATCATGTGGGTGGTCAACGGCATTTTCGAGAACATCGGCATGGTCCAGGACGGCCTGCAAACCATCGCCCAGCCGGTGACCGTGACCGACAAGCCCCAGGCGCCTGCGCTGAAGGTTACCCGTGGCGCGGTGCATTTTCGGGATGTGGACTTCCATTACGGCAAGGCCAGCAACGTGATTGAAGGGTTGAACCTGAACATCCGGCCGGGTGAAAAAATCGGACTGATCGGCCCGTCCGGGGCGGGCAAGTCGACCCTGGTCAACCTGCTGCTGCGGCTGTACGACGTGCAGGGCGGGCAGATTTTGATCGACGGGCAGGACATTGCCAGCGTAAGCCAGGCCAGCCTGCGCGCGCAGATCGGCATGATCACCCAGGACACCTCACTGCTGCACCGCTCGATCCGCGACAACTTGCTGTATGGGCGCCCGGGTGCCAGCGAGGCGGCCTTGCACGAGGCGGTGCGCCGTGCGCGGGCTGACGAGTTCATCCCGCAGCTTTCCGATGCTCAGGGCCGCACCGGCTTTGATGCGCATGTGGGCGAGCGTGGCGTGAAGCTGTCGGGCGGCCAGCGCCAGCGCATTGCCATTGCCCGGGTGCTGCTTAAAAATGCGCCAATCCTGATCATGGACGAAGCCACATCGGCGCTGGATTCGGAAGTCGAGGCCGCGATTCAGGAAAGCCTCGAAACGCTGATGCAGGGCAAGACCGTCATCGCCATCGCCCACCGGCTGTCCACCATTGCCAAGATGGACCGGCTAGTGGTGCTGGACAAAGGCCGGATTGTCGAGAGTGGCAGCCACAGTGAATTGCTGCAGCAGCGGGGGCTATATGCCCGGTTGTGGCATCACCAGACCGGCGGGTTTGTAGGCGTGGACTGA
- a CDS encoding GNAT family N-acetyltransferase produces MTSLYSLAHLRDLPAATWDALVPDGQPFLRHAFLSAMEDSTSVAPATGWAAEHLVLERDGQVRALLPAYRKWHSFGEYVFDHGWADACERAGIAYYPKLLGAVPFSPVSGPRLLAADPADGLLVLQALPEYLSKGGLSGAHINFTDPALDAQMAGLPGWMERVGCQFHWRNPGYRDFQDFLDTLSSRKRKQMRKEREQVAGQGIDFRWYRGGELDEAQWDFVYRCYANTYAVRRRAPYLTREFFSLLAERMPEALRVVMARQGGRDVAMALSLVGGSSLFGRYWGCLDEFDRLHFETCFYQGMDFAIAEGLQRFDAGAQGEHKLIRGFEPVLTRSWHYLLHPGLRRAVGDFLEQEREGVRAYAEEARQMLPYRQAL; encoded by the coding sequence GTGACCAGCCTTTACAGCCTTGCCCACCTGCGTGACCTGCCAGCGGCGACTTGGGATGCCTTGGTGCCTGACGGCCAACCGTTCTTGCGCCATGCCTTTTTGAGCGCCATGGAAGACAGCACCAGTGTGGCCCCGGCCACCGGTTGGGCCGCCGAGCACCTGGTGCTGGAGCGTGACGGGCAGGTGCGTGCGTTGCTGCCGGCGTACCGCAAATGGCACTCGTTTGGCGAATACGTGTTCGACCACGGCTGGGCCGATGCCTGCGAGCGTGCCGGTATTGCCTACTACCCCAAGTTACTTGGAGCGGTGCCGTTCAGCCCGGTGAGCGGGCCGCGCCTGCTGGCGGCTGACCCGGCGGACGGGCTGCTGGTGTTGCAGGCATTGCCCGAGTACCTGAGCAAAGGCGGGTTGTCTGGCGCGCACATCAACTTCACCGACCCCGCGCTGGACGCCCAGATGGCCGGCTTGCCCGGCTGGATGGAGCGGGTGGGGTGTCAGTTCCACTGGCGTAACCCTGGGTATCGGGACTTCCAGGACTTTCTCGACACCTTGAGCTCGCGCAAGCGTAAGCAGATGCGCAAAGAGCGTGAGCAGGTGGCGGGGCAGGGCATCGACTTCCGTTGGTACCGAGGGGGCGAACTGGATGAGGCGCAGTGGGACTTTGTGTACCGGTGTTACGCCAACACCTACGCAGTGCGCAGGCGTGCACCCTACCTGACGCGCGAGTTTTTCAGCCTGCTGGCCGAACGCATGCCCGAGGCGCTGCGTGTGGTGATGGCGCGCCAGGGTGGGCGAGATGTGGCCATGGCCTTGAGCCTGGTGGGTGGTAGCAGCCTGTTTGGGCGCTACTGGGGTTGCCTGGATGAGTTTGACCGGCTGCATTTCGAGACGTGTTTTTACCAGGGCATGGACTTTGCGATTGCCGAAGGGCTGCAGCGGTTTGATGCCGGGGCGCAGGGTGAGCACAAGCTGATTCGGGGGTTTGAGCCGGTGTTGACGCGCTCGTGGCATTACCTGCTGCACCCGGGATTACGGCGGGCGGTGGGGGATTTTCTGGAGCAGGAGCGGGAAGGCGTACGCGCGTATGCCGAAGAGGCCCGGCAAATGTTGCCCTACCGGCAGGCCTTGTAG
- a CDS encoding beta-ketoacyl-ACP synthase III, producing the protein MHNVVISGTGLYTPAQSISNEELVASFNTWAEQFNRDNAAAIERGEVEAAPLSDAAFIEKASGIKSRFVMDKAGILDPQRMKPRLPERTNEEQSILCEMGVAAARQALERAGRTAADVDGVIVACSNLQRPYPAIAIEVQQALGIEGFAFDMNVACSSATFGIQTAANSVQLGQARALLVVSPEICTGHLNFRDRDSHFIFGDAATAVLVERADLATSKHQFDIVGTKLTTVFSNNIRNNFGFLNRAAEEGEGARDKLFVQEGRKVFKEVCPMVADVIGKHLGEKSLQPSDVKRFWLHQANLSMNQLIVKKLLGRDVAVEDAPVILDRYANTSSAGSVIAFHLYQDDLATGSLGVLSSFGAGYSIGSVILRKR; encoded by the coding sequence GTGCATAACGTCGTGATCAGCGGCACCGGCCTGTACACCCCGGCCCAGAGCATTTCCAACGAAGAACTGGTAGCCTCGTTCAACACCTGGGCGGAGCAATTCAACCGCGACAATGCCGCCGCCATCGAGCGTGGCGAGGTTGAGGCAGCGCCGCTTTCGGATGCGGCGTTCATCGAAAAGGCCTCGGGCATCAAAAGCCGCTTTGTCATGGACAAGGCCGGCATCCTCGACCCGCAGCGCATGAAACCACGGTTGCCAGAGCGCACCAATGAAGAGCAGTCGATCCTCTGCGAAATGGGCGTGGCTGCGGCGCGCCAGGCGCTGGAACGCGCTGGCCGCACAGCAGCCGATGTGGACGGCGTGATCGTCGCTTGTTCCAACCTGCAGCGCCCGTACCCGGCCATTGCCATCGAAGTGCAGCAGGCGCTGGGCATCGAAGGCTTTGCGTTCGACATGAACGTGGCCTGCTCGTCTGCCACCTTCGGCATCCAGACCGCCGCCAACAGCGTGCAGTTGGGCCAGGCCCGTGCCTTGCTGGTGGTGAGCCCGGAAATTTGCACCGGGCACCTGAACTTCCGTGACCGCGACAGCCACTTCATTTTTGGTGACGCCGCCACTGCCGTGCTGGTGGAGCGTGCCGACCTGGCAACCTCAAAGCACCAGTTCGACATCGTGGGCACCAAGTTGACCACCGTGTTCTCCAACAACATCCGCAACAACTTCGGCTTCCTGAACCGGGCAGCGGAAGAGGGTGAGGGCGCGCGCGACAAACTGTTCGTGCAGGAAGGCCGCAAGGTGTTCAAGGAAGTTTGCCCGATGGTGGCCGACGTGATCGGCAAGCACTTGGGCGAGAAGAGCCTGCAGCCGTCCGACGTGAAGCGCTTCTGGTTGCACCAGGCGAACCTGAGCATGAACCAGTTGATCGTCAAGAAGCTGCTGGGGCGTGATGTGGCGGTGGAAGATGCGCCGGTGATTCTGGACCGGTATGCCAATACCAGTTCGGCGGGGTCGGTGATTGCGTTCCACCTGTACCAGGATGACTTGGCCACCGGGTCGCTGGGGGTGCTGAGTTCGTTTGGTGCCGGGTATTCGATTGGTAGTGTGATTTTGCGTAAGCGCTGA
- a CDS encoding alpha/beta fold hydrolase codes for MAYFEHEGCALHYEEYGQGEPLVLLHGLGSSCQDWELQVPELSRHYRVILMDIRGHGRSDKPRDGYHIATFSADLLALLEHLQTGPVHFVGLSMGGMVGFQFAVDHPQWLRSLCIVNSAPEVKRRTRSDWLWWLKRWGLARILSVETVGKGLAERLFPKPGQADLRVKMAQRWARNDKRAYLKSFDAIVDWGVQERIGQIRCPTLVIAADHDYTPIQLKERYVALMPNARLVVIDDSRHATPLDQPEVFNQTLLQFLAAASTSQGSLSPC; via the coding sequence ATGGCCTATTTCGAACACGAAGGATGCGCGCTGCATTACGAGGAATATGGCCAGGGCGAGCCCCTGGTGTTGCTGCATGGCCTTGGCTCCAGTTGCCAGGACTGGGAGCTGCAGGTGCCCGAGCTAAGCCGTCATTACCGGGTGATTTTGATGGACATCCGTGGCCACGGCCGCTCCGACAAGCCCCGCGACGGCTACCACATCGCCACCTTCAGCGCAGACCTGCTGGCCCTGCTGGAGCATTTGCAAACCGGGCCGGTGCATTTCGTGGGCCTGTCGATGGGTGGCATGGTGGGTTTTCAGTTCGCCGTTGACCACCCGCAGTGGCTGCGCAGTTTGTGCATCGTCAACAGCGCCCCCGAGGTGAAGCGCCGCACCCGCAGCGACTGGCTGTGGTGGCTCAAGCGTTGGGGCCTGGCGCGCATCCTGAGCGTTGAAACGGTCGGCAAGGGGTTGGCCGAGCGCCTGTTCCCAAAACCCGGCCAAGCGGACCTGCGCGTGAAGATGGCCCAGCGCTGGGCGCGCAACGACAAACGCGCCTACCTCAAAAGCTTCGACGCCATCGTCGACTGGGGCGTGCAGGAACGCATCGGGCAAATCCGCTGTCCCACGCTGGTGATCGCCGCCGACCACGATTACACCCCGATACAACTGAAAGAGCGCTATGTGGCCCTGATGCCCAATGCCAGGCTGGTAGTCATCGACGATTCCCGGCACGCTACGCCCCTCGATCAACCCGAGGTTTTCAACCAGACTTTGCTGCAGTTTCTGGCAGCCGCCTCCACCTCTCAAGGATCTTTGAGCCCATGCTGA
- a CDS encoding 3-phosphoglycerate kinase produces MKKCCAAILMCLPLGAMAYPIDVEKELTGVKLDYNAYDTSYDIGAITLNNYGQVPAACKVTFRNGPEAPRVRRVNVPAGKSVDVTAKFNRQILKLRIALDCKAE; encoded by the coding sequence ATGAAGAAATGTTGTGCGGCAATACTGATGTGCCTGCCCCTAGGGGCCATGGCTTACCCCATCGATGTGGAGAAGGAACTGACCGGGGTCAAGCTGGACTACAACGCTTACGACACGTCCTACGATATTGGTGCCATTACCCTGAACAACTACGGGCAAGTGCCGGCGGCCTGCAAGGTCACATTCCGCAACGGCCCCGAAGCACCACGGGTACGCCGGGTGAATGTGCCGGCGGGCAAGAGCGTAGACGTAACCGCCAAATTCAACCGGCAGATCCTCAAGCTGCGCATCGCGCTGGACTGCAAAGCGGAATAA